A genomic region of Nitrospira sp. contains the following coding sequences:
- a CDS encoding response regulator, with translation MSQEATILLIEDEPEICRFLRTTLPVHGFRLYEATTGRDGLAEAQARNPDLILLDLGLPDLEGSEVIRQVREWTTTPIIVLSARDQEQVKVAALDLGADDYVTKPFGVNELLARMRAALRHASRPADGGESVFTLGDLGDLKVDLGRRQVFVSGKEIHLTPIEYKLLTTLIRYAGKVLTHRQLLKEVWGPLHIEEGHYLRVYMRQLRNKLEKNPAHPRYLVTELGVGYRLRTE, from the coding sequence ATGTCACAGGAAGCCACGATACTCCTCATTGAAGATGAACCGGAGATTTGCCGCTTCCTGCGGACGACACTACCTGTCCATGGCTTTCGATTGTACGAGGCGACGACGGGGCGGGATGGTCTTGCCGAAGCTCAAGCAAGAAATCCTGACCTTATTCTGCTGGATCTCGGTTTGCCAGATCTAGAGGGGAGCGAGGTCATTCGGCAGGTGCGGGAATGGACCACCACCCCCATCATCGTGCTTTCGGCTCGAGACCAGGAACAGGTCAAAGTAGCGGCACTCGACCTCGGTGCCGACGATTATGTGACAAAGCCGTTCGGGGTCAACGAACTCCTTGCACGGATGCGAGCGGCGCTTCGTCATGCGTCCCGACCTGCTGATGGCGGCGAATCGGTGTTTACGCTGGGTGATCTTGGCGATCTTAAGGTGGATCTCGGACGGCGGCAGGTGTTTGTCTCAGGGAAGGAAATTCATCTTACACCGATCGAGTATAAACTGCTCACAACGTTGATCCGGTATGCCGGCAAAGTGCTGACTCACCGTCAGCTGCTAAAAGAGGTCTGGGGACCGCTCCATATAGAGGAAGGCCATTATTTACGGGTCTATATGCGTCAATTGAGAAACAAACTGGAGAAAAACCCCGCTCATCCCCGCTATCTTGTGACAGAACTGGGAGTTGGATATCGACTCCGGACAGAATAA
- a CDS encoding porin — MPAAAFMGSIATDWHYGGYVDVGYIGNFNFPDNQLWRNRATAAHHNQLSPNMGLAYVRKDAKESSRWGMELGLQGGRDSEEFAFLVGERRVDGSDVLRHIHRANMSYLAPVGNGLTITAGLFNSLMGYESLYAKDNANYTRSWIADNTPYMMFGVNAQYPLNDNLTVTAFVVNSYYHLAHPNDLPSYGGRWVWKATPRVTLTQTLYAGPDQTDTSLEFWRLYGNHILEWRGDDVTVAASFDIGTESIAIQPGRPRTFVMGGNMVVRWHITGPWSVILRPEFYWDRNGRWSGSEQFVKAITSTVEYKLPYKWTNMVVRAEHRYDDSTGAGGGFFKNGGIRPDVVGLAREQHLLLLGVLVSFDSP; from the coding sequence ATGCCCGCAGCTGCCTTCATGGGCTCCATCGCAACCGATTGGCACTATGGCGGGTACGTGGATGTTGGGTATATCGGAAATTTCAACTTTCCCGATAACCAACTCTGGCGCAATCGTGCCACAGCTGCGCATCACAATCAGCTCTCTCCGAACATGGGGTTGGCCTATGTGCGCAAGGATGCCAAAGAATCTTCACGCTGGGGTATGGAACTTGGCCTCCAAGGCGGGCGGGATTCGGAAGAGTTCGCATTCTTGGTGGGGGAGAGACGAGTTGATGGGTCGGATGTGCTTCGACACATTCATCGCGCAAATATGTCGTACCTAGCTCCGGTCGGCAACGGGCTGACGATCACCGCCGGTCTGTTCAACAGTCTGATGGGGTACGAGTCCCTCTATGCCAAAGACAACGCCAATTACACGAGATCGTGGATTGCGGACAACACGCCCTACATGATGTTTGGGGTGAATGCGCAGTATCCTCTCAACGACAATCTCACCGTCACCGCCTTCGTCGTGAATAGCTACTATCATCTGGCGCATCCGAATGATCTCCCAAGCTATGGGGGGAGATGGGTTTGGAAAGCTACGCCACGGGTCACATTGACCCAAACCCTCTACGCAGGACCGGATCAAACGGATACCTCTCTGGAGTTTTGGCGTCTGTATGGAAATCACATTCTGGAATGGAGAGGGGACGATGTGACGGTTGCGGCATCCTTCGATATTGGAACTGAAAGCATTGCCATTCAGCCAGGTCGCCCACGAACCTTTGTCATGGGAGGCAACATGGTTGTCAGGTGGCATATCACCGGGCCGTGGTCTGTGATATTGCGACCCGAGTTCTACTGGGATCGGAACGGTCGGTGGAGTGGTTCAGAGCAGTTCGTGAAGGCGATCACTTCTACCGTCGAGTACAAGCTCCCATATAAATGGACCAACATGGTGGTGCGAGCAGAACATCGTTACGATGACTCAACTGGGGCAGGAGGCGGGTTTTTCAAGAATGGGGGGATCCGTCCCGACGTCGTTGGCCTTGCGCGTGAGCAGCATCTGCTTTTGTTGGGAGTCCTTGTCAGCTTCGACTCACCGTGA
- a CDS encoding M20 family dipeptidase, giving the protein MVNERQLRMFVKESRPRFEDLLGQMVEVPSISMDSSRAGDMRRMADLAKQYLVGMNAKVHVVETGGYPIVSGGWMAGPEYPTVTIYNHLDVQPAQEPEWRQAPFAFRNERGIYRGRGATDDKGPALTAMFGAQYAIEQGWPINIRFLWELEEEIGSPHFAAGLKDRTAVPRPDSVVVSDTIWIAKGRPAVPYGLRGLLGARLILRTGENDAHSGVTGGAARNPLAELIEVANSCVEAKTGRVKIPGFYDDMVPPTTTEMKDFLKSGFEVERFKKAYGFRSLRVQDPADVMRRIWASPTFEIHGLSGGYHGQGVKTVVPGHAELKVSMRLVPGQVPERVFALLKKHVAKVNLDVKVEKEGMLHPFKGSFEGSYVDCVKRAVKAGFGKDPAFVREGGSIGAVVTMQKTWKVPILFIGLSLPEHGYHAPNEYYDWGQASGGMKTFAHYFSELAKIGKV; this is encoded by the coding sequence ATGGTGAATGAGCGGCAACTGAGGATGTTTGTGAAGGAATCACGGCCAAGGTTTGAGGATCTCTTGGGGCAGATGGTGGAGGTGCCGTCGATCAGTATGGATTCATCCCGCGCGGGCGATATGCGACGTATGGCTGACCTTGCGAAGCAGTATTTGGTCGGGATGAATGCCAAGGTTCACGTGGTAGAGACCGGTGGGTACCCCATCGTCTCCGGCGGGTGGATGGCAGGGCCTGAGTATCCGACCGTCACAATCTACAATCATCTGGACGTGCAGCCGGCGCAGGAGCCGGAATGGAGGCAGGCGCCGTTTGCCTTTAGGAATGAACGGGGGATCTATCGAGGGCGAGGAGCGACCGATGACAAGGGCCCAGCTCTCACGGCGATGTTTGGCGCTCAATATGCGATCGAGCAAGGTTGGCCAATCAACATCCGATTCTTGTGGGAACTCGAAGAAGAGATCGGAAGCCCACATTTTGCTGCAGGACTTAAGGATCGCACGGCTGTTCCACGCCCCGATTCCGTGGTTGTCTCAGATACGATCTGGATTGCCAAGGGGCGGCCTGCGGTGCCATACGGCTTGCGCGGCCTGCTCGGCGCACGTCTGATCCTGCGCACGGGGGAGAACGACGCACATTCGGGTGTGACTGGAGGGGCCGCACGTAACCCGCTGGCCGAGTTGATAGAGGTGGCGAACAGCTGTGTTGAGGCGAAGACCGGCAGAGTAAAAATTCCTGGTTTCTATGACGATATGGTCCCGCCCACGACCACTGAGATGAAGGATTTCCTGAAGTCCGGTTTTGAAGTAGAGCGATTCAAGAAAGCCTATGGATTTCGATCGCTTCGCGTACAGGATCCCGCCGATGTCATGCGACGGATTTGGGCATCTCCGACCTTCGAAATCCATGGCCTCAGTGGGGGATACCATGGACAGGGAGTGAAGACGGTTGTGCCCGGTCATGCCGAGCTCAAGGTCAGTATGCGCCTTGTCCCAGGCCAAGTGCCGGAGAGAGTGTTTGCCCTGTTGAAGAAGCATGTGGCGAAGGTGAATCTGGATGTGAAGGTGGAGAAAGAGGGCATGCTCCATCCATTCAAGGGCAGTTTCGAAGGATCATATGTGGACTGTGTGAAACGTGCGGTAAAGGCAGGGTTTGGTAAGGATCCAGCATTTGTGCGAGAAGGAGGGTCAATCGGTGCGGTGGTTACCATGCAGAAAACCTGGAAGGTCCCCATCCTTTTCATAGGTTTGAGCCTACCTGAGCATGGATATCACGCTCCCAACGAATATTACGACTGGGGTCAGGCTTCAGGGGGGATGAAGACATTCGCTCATTACTTCTCAGAGCTAGCAAAGATAGGGAAGGTATAG
- a CDS encoding ammonium transporter has product MLLCVTSWVGAEEPAGAVNEARLVAQYNYSIHILAMLVVGFGFLMVFVRRYGFGATTGTYLVVATGIPLYMLLRANGVVGHSIQAHSVETLMLAEFSVATALIAMGAVLGRLRVFQYALLTLLLVPLYALNEYLVLDNGSGLTKGFQDSAGSIVIHAFGAYFGLAASLVLTTAQQRSQPIESDPTSDRFAMLGSMVLWLFWPSFATAIVPFEQMPQTVVNTILALSGATLSTYFLSTRFHHGKTSMVDMANAALAGGVSIGSTCNLVSPTGAFGIGLLAGALSVIGYVFIQPMLESKIKLVDTCGVHNLHGMPGLLGGLIAIVVVPGVAGVQLVGIAMTLATAIVGGVIAGMIIKATGTTEQAYEDCHEFSHVPGPESERRVEELALGAKADIDALQKEILARTAART; this is encoded by the coding sequence ATGCTCTTGTGCGTCACAAGTTGGGTCGGTGCCGAAGAGCCGGCTGGCGCCGTGAATGAGGCGCGCTTGGTCGCGCAATATAACTATTCAATTCACATCCTGGCCATGCTGGTCGTCGGGTTCGGCTTTCTCATGGTCTTCGTCCGACGATATGGCTTCGGGGCCACGACCGGCACCTATCTCGTCGTCGCAACGGGGATACCGCTGTACATGTTGTTGCGCGCGAACGGAGTGGTGGGGCATTCGATACAGGCCCATTCGGTTGAAACGCTCATGTTGGCAGAATTTTCAGTAGCGACGGCGTTGATCGCGATGGGGGCGGTGCTTGGACGCTTGCGGGTGTTTCAGTACGCGTTACTCACGTTGTTGTTAGTGCCTCTCTATGCGCTGAACGAATATTTGGTGTTGGACAATGGTTCGGGGCTGACCAAAGGGTTTCAGGACTCAGCTGGATCGATTGTCATCCACGCATTCGGTGCCTATTTCGGATTGGCTGCGTCTCTGGTACTGACGACGGCGCAGCAGCGGAGTCAACCGATCGAATCCGATCCGACGTCTGATCGGTTCGCGATGCTCGGGTCCATGGTGCTGTGGCTGTTTTGGCCGAGTTTTGCGACCGCAATTGTGCCGTTCGAGCAAATGCCTCAAACGGTCGTGAATACGATTCTGGCATTGAGCGGGGCGACGCTCTCGACCTATTTCCTCAGCACACGTTTTCATCATGGAAAGACCTCGATGGTGGATATGGCTAATGCCGCATTGGCGGGTGGAGTCTCCATTGGCTCGACCTGTAACCTCGTGAGCCCCACAGGTGCGTTTGGGATCGGATTGCTCGCCGGTGCTTTGTCGGTCATTGGGTATGTGTTTATTCAGCCCATGCTTGAATCGAAGATCAAGCTTGTCGATACGTGTGGCGTCCACAATCTGCATGGGATGCCTGGGTTATTGGGTGGACTGATCGCAATTGTTGTGGTGCCTGGTGTCGCTGGGGTTCAACTCGTGGGCATCGCGATGACGCTTGCCACCGCAATCGTTGGAGGGGTCATCGCCGGTATGATCATCAAAGCCACAGGTACGACTGAACAGGCATATGAAGACTGCCATGAGTTTTCCCATGTGCCGGGGCCGGAGAGTGAACGACGGGTGGAGGAGCTGGCGCTTGGAGCCAAGGCCGATATCGACGCCCTGCAGAAAGAAATTCTTGCTCGGACTGCCGCTCGCACATGA
- a CDS encoding HD domain-containing protein, translating into MPARFRIEDPTLAEALRKIEQLVRRAGGRTWLVGGSIRDLLLGQQPRDLDLEVTGVPPGQVHALLAEYFSVQFVGKAFAVFKLQGLPVDLSIPSRMRTDDTSLPGLLRQADPNMPIDEALARRDFTINAMAWDPDTMELRDPFNGRGDLHARILRHASSRFAEDPLRVLRGMQLAARFELTVAPETVALCRTLSQESQPSERLWEEWKKLLLQGRKPSLGLQFLRHCGWLRFYPELAALEGCLQDPTWHPEGDVWIHTLHCLDWFAAERTGDEPDDLAVGLGVLCHDFGKPATTKEEYGHVTSRGHESEGAGPTQRFLERLTNQHSLIDEVVPLVLCHLRPRALHDANASDSAVRRLARQVQRIDRLVRVARADHAGRPPKQFDGFPAGEWLLARARQLEVDRQTPSPLIMGRHLLECGIQPGPDMGRLLDDCYEAQLDGVFATLEEGLVYAKNKRSALC; encoded by the coding sequence GTGCCGGCCCGCTTTCGCATCGAAGATCCCACGCTTGCGGAAGCACTGCGTAAGATTGAGCAACTAGTTCGCCGCGCCGGTGGGAGAACATGGCTAGTCGGCGGCTCGATCCGGGATCTCCTGCTAGGTCAGCAGCCACGGGATTTGGACCTTGAAGTGACGGGTGTGCCGCCCGGTCAAGTTCATGCATTGCTGGCCGAATACTTCTCCGTGCAATTCGTCGGGAAAGCATTTGCGGTCTTCAAGCTGCAAGGCCTACCGGTCGATCTGTCCATTCCCTCCCGCATGCGCACTGACGACACCTCCCTCCCTGGCTTGCTGAGACAAGCCGACCCCAACATGCCGATTGATGAGGCGCTGGCACGACGAGACTTCACCATCAACGCAATGGCCTGGGATCCGGACACCATGGAGCTTCGCGATCCCTTCAACGGTCGCGGCGACCTCCATGCACGGATCTTGCGCCACGCGTCGAGCCGATTCGCAGAAGATCCTCTGCGTGTCTTGCGTGGCATGCAGCTGGCTGCCCGCTTTGAACTCACGGTCGCGCCGGAAACAGTGGCCCTGTGCCGGACACTCTCGCAGGAAAGTCAGCCAAGCGAACGTCTCTGGGAAGAATGGAAGAAGCTGCTCCTGCAAGGACGCAAGCCATCGCTGGGATTGCAGTTCTTACGTCACTGCGGCTGGCTCCGTTTCTATCCGGAGCTCGCAGCCCTTGAAGGCTGTCTACAAGATCCCACCTGGCACCCGGAAGGCGACGTCTGGATCCACACACTCCACTGCCTGGACTGGTTCGCTGCCGAGCGCACCGGTGATGAGCCGGATGACCTGGCCGTTGGGTTGGGTGTCCTCTGCCACGACTTCGGCAAACCGGCCACGACCAAAGAAGAATATGGACACGTCACCTCGCGAGGGCATGAATCGGAAGGGGCAGGCCCGACACAACGTTTTCTTGAGCGACTGACCAACCAGCACAGCCTGATCGATGAGGTGGTCCCTCTGGTATTGTGCCATCTTCGTCCTCGTGCCCTGCATGACGCCAACGCTTCGGACAGCGCAGTCCGCCGATTGGCAAGGCAAGTCCAGCGCATAGACCGATTGGTGCGCGTGGCGCGGGCTGACCATGCAGGACGGCCGCCGAAACAGTTTGATGGATTTCCCGCCGGTGAGTGGCTATTGGCCCGAGCACGCCAGCTGGAAGTGGACCGTCAGACGCCTTCTCCCCTTATCATGGGCCGTCACTTGTTGGAATGTGGAATCCAGCCTGGTCCTGACATGGGCCGACTGCTTGATGACTGTTATGAGGCTCAGCTTGATGGAGTCTTCGCAACGCTGGAGGAAGGGTTAGTCTACGCGAAAAACAAACGCTCTGCTCTGTGCTAG
- the galT gene encoding galactose-1-phosphate uridylyltransferase, which yields MPDLRRDPIVGRWVIISTERRGRPHDFINLQPARPVSTTLCPFCPGQERLTPKEIMAYRPQPGGPNSPNWTVRVVPNKFPALQVEGDMGREGVGLYDRMNGVGAHEVIIETPNHVEGLADLPIKKIEDVLWAYRDRMIDLRKDIRFRYILIFKNHGASAGATLEHSHSQLIALPIVPTNVQEELDGCRTHYQQKERCIYCDILRQDLSEGDRIVAENPEFLCVTPFAPRFPFEMWILPKRHAAYFEESQKSQFEFLAPILSESLRRMDKVLARPSYNFILHSSPLHEKTGEYYHWHLEIIPKLTQVAGFEWGTGFYINPVSPEEAATFLREAEI from the coding sequence ATGCCAGATCTAAGACGTGACCCCATTGTGGGCCGCTGGGTGATTATTTCCACTGAGCGCAGAGGGCGCCCACATGACTTTATCAACCTCCAACCGGCCCGACCGGTTTCGACGACCCTCTGTCCGTTTTGCCCTGGACAGGAACGGCTCACGCCGAAAGAAATCATGGCCTATCGGCCGCAGCCGGGTGGACCCAATTCTCCCAATTGGACCGTACGCGTCGTCCCGAATAAATTTCCTGCGCTGCAAGTTGAAGGTGACATGGGGCGCGAAGGAGTCGGGCTCTACGACCGTATGAACGGCGTGGGAGCGCACGAGGTCATCATTGAAACCCCTAACCATGTTGAAGGCCTTGCCGATCTTCCGATCAAGAAGATCGAGGACGTGCTATGGGCCTATCGTGACCGAATGATTGATCTCCGAAAAGACATTCGATTCCGCTACATTCTCATTTTCAAGAACCACGGCGCGTCCGCCGGCGCCACTCTGGAACACAGCCATTCTCAACTCATCGCCCTGCCGATCGTCCCGACCAACGTGCAGGAGGAGTTGGACGGATGCCGCACGCACTATCAGCAGAAAGAGCGTTGCATCTATTGCGATATCCTCCGGCAGGATCTTTCGGAAGGAGATCGCATCGTCGCCGAGAACCCAGAGTTCCTCTGCGTCACACCCTTTGCGCCTCGGTTTCCGTTCGAAATGTGGATCCTCCCCAAGCGCCACGCGGCATATTTTGAGGAAAGTCAGAAATCCCAGTTCGAGTTTCTGGCCCCGATCCTTTCGGAGTCACTGCGCCGTATGGACAAAGTGCTGGCTCGCCCCTCATACAACTTCATCCTCCACAGTTCTCCCCTTCATGAGAAAACCGGCGAGTACTACCATTGGCACCTGGAGATTATCCCGAAGCTGACGCAAGTGGCCGGCTTCGAATGGGGCACCGGCTTCTACATCAATCCGGTATCACCGGAGGAAGCCGCGACGTTCCTCCGCGAAGCAGAAATCTAA
- a CDS encoding glycoside hydrolase, whose product MKHIHVCFLWHMHQPYYTDPVAGSASMPWVRLHATKAYYDMAYLLEKFPGVRATFNFTPSLLLQLQEIGSGKILDLFLEHAQRPAASLTLEEKAFLVRHFFSANWATMVRPYPRYHELLVKRGLDVPGHDLHRVARQFSTQELLDLQVWHNLAWFGYGTVQQYPRLAALRQKNRSFTEEDKQEVLALQRRAIQDIIPLYRRLMEREQVELTTTPFYHPILPLVIDTEINRRARPDLPLPARFHALEDAAAQLQQAVEFHQSTFGRAPTGLWPSEGSVCPEMLPLIHQTGLRWFATDEGILARSLGMCGRPWHRQSALYQPYRIGEPEHALTVLFRDREISDAFGFVYHKTTPESAAEDVLRRLRGIVHDAPQEKIIIPIILDGENPWEHYHDGGEQFLSLLYEAFTNHELDHDGQVLVQASTMSDAMAAVQPAQQLPCLHSGSWINSDYKIWIGHYEDNRGWDLLGHTRTQLVNLAQSLPPDRAHAAWQELYAAEGSDWFWWYGDDFDTDFKPEFDRLFRTHLRNVWTHMGIPPPDQLNTPICTRAIASESDSVQQPLVLLNPTIDGIVTDFFEWRGAGNINTQPPLGAMWKADGLFTAIQFGWTSGQLVMRFDPDETSTTRQGLDVDIRLQGPQCTFRLTFALTSPGPEAFLLSRQTQADAWQEIGSYQSIKAHTILELAVPWKELCLEQGHTIQMSIIVREHGLEVARYPGHHPAVLTVPGPEFEAELWRV is encoded by the coding sequence ATGAAGCATATCCACGTATGTTTTCTGTGGCATATGCACCAGCCCTATTACACCGATCCGGTGGCCGGATCGGCCAGTATGCCATGGGTGCGCCTGCATGCGACCAAGGCCTATTACGATATGGCCTATCTGTTGGAGAAATTCCCCGGTGTACGCGCCACGTTCAATTTTACGCCGTCTCTCCTCTTGCAGTTACAAGAGATCGGTAGCGGGAAGATCCTCGATCTGTTTCTCGAACATGCACAACGCCCAGCGGCCAGCCTCACCCTTGAAGAAAAGGCCTTCCTGGTCCGTCATTTCTTTTCAGCCAACTGGGCGACCATGGTGCGCCCCTATCCACGATACCATGAGTTGCTGGTGAAACGTGGACTGGACGTCCCGGGGCATGATCTCCACCGCGTCGCCCGTCAATTCTCCACACAAGAGCTGCTAGACCTCCAAGTCTGGCACAACCTTGCCTGGTTCGGATATGGCACCGTTCAACAATATCCTCGTCTGGCTGCGCTGCGCCAGAAAAATCGCAGCTTCACCGAGGAGGACAAGCAGGAAGTATTGGCGTTGCAGCGGAGAGCCATACAAGACATTATTCCGCTATACCGGCGACTCATGGAGCGAGAGCAAGTCGAACTGACGACGACTCCCTTCTACCACCCGATTCTGCCTCTGGTGATCGACACCGAGATCAACCGGCGGGCCAGGCCTGACCTTCCCTTGCCTGCTCGTTTCCATGCGCTGGAGGACGCGGCAGCACAACTTCAACAAGCCGTCGAATTTCATCAGTCCACATTCGGTCGGGCTCCGACCGGCTTGTGGCCATCAGAGGGATCGGTGTGTCCAGAGATGCTTCCGCTGATCCATCAGACCGGCCTTCGCTGGTTTGCCACGGACGAGGGCATCCTCGCACGCTCCCTGGGAATGTGCGGTCGCCCATGGCATCGGCAGTCCGCGCTCTATCAACCCTATCGCATCGGTGAACCCGAACATGCGTTGACCGTACTGTTTCGCGACCGCGAAATCTCAGACGCATTCGGATTCGTCTACCACAAGACGACGCCCGAATCCGCCGCTGAGGATGTCCTGCGGCGTCTGCGGGGCATTGTCCACGATGCACCGCAAGAGAAGATCATCATCCCCATCATCTTGGACGGTGAAAATCCATGGGAACACTATCACGACGGCGGGGAACAGTTCCTGTCTCTCCTGTACGAAGCCTTCACCAACCACGAACTGGATCACGACGGACAGGTCCTGGTCCAGGCCTCCACCATGTCGGATGCGATGGCTGCCGTGCAACCCGCACAACAACTCCCCTGCCTCCATTCAGGATCCTGGATCAATTCCGACTACAAGATCTGGATCGGGCACTACGAAGACAATCGCGGGTGGGATCTCCTCGGTCACACTCGTACACAACTGGTGAATCTCGCACAAAGTCTTCCACCTGACCGTGCACACGCGGCATGGCAAGAACTCTACGCCGCCGAAGGGAGCGACTGGTTCTGGTGGTACGGCGATGATTTCGATACCGATTTCAAGCCTGAATTTGACCGCCTCTTCCGCACCCATCTTCGGAATGTCTGGACGCATATGGGCATCCCGCCCCCCGATCAACTGAATACTCCGATCTGCACGAGGGCCATCGCCTCAGAATCCGATTCGGTCCAACAGCCGCTCGTCCTGTTGAATCCCACAATCGACGGCATCGTGACCGACTTTTTCGAATGGCGTGGCGCCGGAAACATTAACACCCAGCCCCCGCTTGGAGCCATGTGGAAAGCCGATGGACTCTTCACGGCGATTCAATTCGGTTGGACCTCAGGTCAGCTCGTGATGAGATTCGACCCAGACGAAACGAGTACGACACGACAGGGCCTCGACGTTGATATTCGGTTGCAAGGGCCTCAATGTACTTTTCGGCTGACATTTGCGCTGACCTCGCCAGGCCCGGAGGCTTTTCTCTTGTCTCGCCAAACCCAGGCAGATGCCTGGCAAGAGATCGGCTCCTATCAGTCAATCAAGGCCCACACCATTCTGGAGTTGGCCGTCCCTTGGAAAGAGCTGTGTCTGGAACAAGGACATACGATCCAGATGTCGATCATCGTGCGAGAACACGGCCTCGAAGTCGCTCGCTATCCTGGCCATCATCCGGCCGTCCTGACCGTACCTGGACCTGAATTTGAGGCCGAACTGTGGAGAGTATGA